AGCTCACGGCAGGTTCTCCTCGCTGTTGCCGGTGTCGGTATAGCGGGCCAGTGCGCGGCGCGCGACCCGGTTGAGGTAGACTACCGCGATCACAGTGGCAATGAAGCCGGCGCCGTAGAGGGCCCATTCCAGCGGTGTGCGGCCCACGTCGCGCGCGCCGAGCGTGCTGACATCGGCGGCGATCGAGCCGAGATAGACGTTGTGGACCGAGAAGGGAATGAAACCCAACAGCGAACCACCCGCGTAACCGCGCAAAGAAAACGGGGTCAGCCCGAAGAAGTAGTTGGAGACCTTGCTGGGGAAGAAGGGGATCAGACGTGTCAAGAGCACGATCTTCCAGCCGTGCGGCGCCAG
This genomic window from Thermodesulfobacteriota bacterium contains:
- a CDS encoding TVP38/TMEM64 family protein, encoding MLVAAILGVLVHFGAHDQVLRLLRWFEAQGPWAPVLFILIMAAVVVLVLPGVLFTTGAGFVFGVVEGSIYVVTGTTLGAVLAFLIARYLFGQRARQFVVARAKLRAVSEELAPHGWKIVLLTRLIPFFPSKVSNYFFGLTPFSLRGYAGGSLLGFIPFSVHNVYLGSIAADVSTLGARDVGRTPLEWALYGAGFIATVIAVVYLNRVARRALARYTDTGNSEENLP